The window CGCGGCGCGCAACTCCTCATCGGCCACGCTTAGCTGCAATTCCGCCGCCGCCGCGCCCGGCGACAGATTGCGCTCGCTTTTGAAGCGGCGCGCCGCCGTGGCGATGTCGAGCAGGGCCACCCCGGCGGCCAGCGCCGCCGGGTCATCAAACCGCTCGTCGGCCCGCGGCCACTCCGCGTGATGGATTGTGGCCGGGCCTCCGGAACCGGCAAACAGGTCGCGATAGATGGCATCGGTCACGTAGGGCAGGAGCGGGGCCAGCAGCTTCAGCAACGCGGCGAGGGTGACGTATAACGTGTAACGCGCGGCCTCATGGCCCGGCCCGCCATCATAGAGCCGCTTTTTCGCCATCTCCAGATAATTATCGGCCAGATCGCGCCAGAAGAATTCCTCGATCTCGCTCCGGGCCGTGGCGTAGTCGTAGTCGTCAAAAGAGGCTGTTGTGGCGGCGATCAGTTGATTCAGGCGGGCCAGCAGCCAGCGGTCGGCCGTCGTCAGATCGGCCGGCGGCAGGGGCGGACAGGCGTAATCGCCCAAGAAGCGCTCGCTGAAACGGGCCACATGCCACAACTTGGTCACCCACTTGGCCCCGGCCTGAATGCGCTTCTCGTCGATGAAGGCATCCTTGCCCAGACTGGTGCCGGCCGCCCAGTAGCGCACGGCGTCGGCCGAATGGCGGGCCAACATTTCCTGAGGGCCGGTCACCTTGCCGCCGCCGCGGCTCTTGCTCAGCTTTCCCTCGCCGTCGGCGGCCAACCCCCAGCCGGAGATAGCCACGTCTTGCCACGGCAATTGCCCGGTGTGATAGAGCGAGCGCACGATGGTATAGAAGGCCCAGGTGCGGATGATCTCGTGCGCCTGGGGCCGCAAGGTCATGGGGAAGACCTGTTGGAATAGCGCCGGGTCGGCCAGGAAGCGGCCGACGATCTGCGGCGACAGCGACGAGGTGGCCCAGGTGTCCATCACGTCCATCTCGGGCACGAACGCCGTCCCGCCACAGGCGCAGGGGCGCGATGGCTGGTCTTCGCTGGGGTCGATGGGCAAATCAGCCAGGTCGGGCGTCATCGGCTCGCCACAGGCCGCGCAATACCACAGCGGGAAGGGCACGCCAAAGGTGCGCTGGCGGCTGATGCACCAATCCCAGTTGAGATTTTCCACCCATTGACGGTAACGCGTGCCCATGTGTTCGGGATGCCAGGCGATCCGGTCACCGGCGGCCAGGAACCGCGCCCGCTGATCGAGGACGCGCACAAACCATTGGTGGCTGATGATCGTTTCCACGGCCGTATCGCACCGTTCGTGGACGCGCACCGTTTGCTCCAGCGGCTGCGCGTCCAGCAATCCGGCGCGGGCGGCAATATCGGCCACGATGCGGCGGCGCGCCTCGGCGGTGGACAGGCCGGCATAGCGGCCGGCGGCAGCCAACAGCCGCCCATCGCGGCCGATGACCTCGATCAGCGGCAGGTCGTGGGCGCGCCACCAGGCCACGTCGGTCGTGTCGCCGAAGGTGCAGCACATCACCGCGCCGGTACCCTTGGCCGGGTTGGCCGCCGGGTCGGCCAGGATAGGCACGCGCCGGCCGAAAAGCGGCGTCACGGCCTCGCGGCCGATGAGCCGCTGGAAGCGCTCGTCATCGGGATGGACGAAGACGGCCACACAGGCCGGCAACAGTTCCGGCCGCGTCGTGGCGATAGGCAGCGCGCCGCCGTCGGCCAGGTCAAAGGCCAGGGTGTAGAAAGTGGTCCGCCGCCCCTCGTCGTTCACTTCCGCCTGCGAGATGGCCGTGCCGCACTCCGGGCACCAGATGGTCGGCGCTTGCTGCCGGTAGGCCAACTCCTGACGGAGCAGATCGAGAAAGCCCCATTGGGCCACGCGGCGCGATTCGTCATCGATGGTGCGATAGGTGTAGCGCCAATCGATAGACAGGCCCAGTCGCCGCCACAGGGCTTCGTATTGGCGTTCGGCCGCTTCGCTGACGGCCAGGCATTCGCGGATGAAGGCTTGGCGGCCGATGTCGGCGGCGCGCACACCGCGCTCGCGCTCCACCAGCCGCTCCGTCGGCAGGCCATTGTCGTCGAAGCCCATCGGGTAGAATACGGCGTCGCCGCGCATGCGCCGGTAGCGGGCGAAGAAGTCGGCGTGGGCGTAGGAGTAGACGTGGCCCAGGTGAAGATGACCCGAAACGGACGGCGGCGGGGTGTCGATGGCGTACACCGGCGCGCCGGCCGCGGGCTGGAAGCGATAGACGCCCTCCCGCTCCCACGCCGCCGCCAGTTCCGTCTCCCGTGCCTGGGCATCATAGCGATCGGTTAATATCATGTCGTTCACCCATTTCCACAAAATAAAAAGCCCCTTCGTCCTAGAGGACGAAAGGGCTGTGCTTCCGTGGTACCACCTCAGTTCGCCGGAGTTCCGGCGCGCTCATTGCCCCAACAGTCATTGGGGCGGCGCGTTAACGGGCGCACCCGTGCCGATCTAATAAGGCTAAGCCCGTTCTTCGGCAGCCGACCCGGACGACTTCGGCGCTCGATGGCCGTCGGGGCTTGCAGCTCATTGGCCCCTGTCTCTGTTGGCATCGCGCGCGCCTACTCCTTCCGGTCAAGGCGCTATGTAGTTGTCAATTCATTATAAGGCTTGCCGCTCGCCTGTCAATATGGCAGATAGGAGTATACTTGCGCGGGCTGGAATGGCGGCAACGTGCGCTACCGCTCGCACGGACGGAACGGAACGATGTGGCAAGATCGAATCAGTGAAGTACGCCTGGTGTTGACCTCGCAAGGGCGCGTCGTTCGCCTCGTGTTGTTCATCGCGTCTATTTTCGTGGCCGGCACAGTGGGCTATATGGTGCTGGAGCAGTACACGCCGCTGGAAGCGTTCTACATGACCGCCATCACCCTGACGACGACCGGCTTTGGTGAGGTGAGGCCACTGAGCGATGTCGGCCGTATCTTCACCATTTTTCTGCTGTTCTTGGGCGTCGGCGTGCTGGCCTTTGTCCTGAGTACCACCGTTGATTTCCTGATGGGCAGCTTTAGCGGCCAACTAACGAGGCGGCGTATGCAACGAACAATCGATCAACTGAGCGGCCATATCATTGTGTGCGGCTATGGCCGCGTGGGCGCCAGTTCGGCCGCGGCGCTCCACCAGAGCGGCTACGACATCGTCGTTATCGAGAAAGATCATGCCCTGATGAATGCCGCCGGCGAGAACGACCTGCTGGTGCTGGAGGGGGATGCGACGAGCGACGACACGTTGCGCGAGGCCGGCATCGAGCGGGCCGGCGGGCTGCTGGTCTGCACCGGCGACGATGCCGTGAACCTGTTCGTCGTGCTATCGGCGCGCTCCTTGAACGCCAATCTGTTCATCATCTCGCGCAGCGCCAACCAGGAGAACGAGCGCAAGATGCGCCAGGCGGGGGCCAACCGCATCGTCTCGCCCCATCGCATCGGCGGCCAGCACATGGCTAACATCATCATCCGCCCCCACGTGACCGACTTCTTCGACGTGGTGACCCTCGACAACGGCCAGGAGCTATGGCTGGAGGAGTTCGTGCTGGCCAATGATTCGCCGTTGTGCGGCCGGACCATCGGCGAGGCCGACGTTCGCCGCCAGACCGGGGTCACCATCGTCGCCATCGTCCGCCGGGATGCCGGCTCGACCATCACCCCCAAGGCGGCGACCACGCTGGAAAGCGGCGACCAGCTCATCGTATTGGGCACACGCGACCAACTCACCAATCTGGAAGACGCGACCAACCCGACCGATGGCGAAACGCCACGCACCACGACCATGCGCCGCCAGTTGCGCCGCCCGTAGCTCTGGCTATTTGCCATCAATAAAAAAGACAGTAGACTTGTCCGGCAATTGCGAATCTTACGACAAAGGTTTGATCCCCCATGGAACCCGAACTGATCACCATCGTGGAAGGCCCCACGCCCGATTTCATGCCCAATCCACAGGGCTGGGTGCAATCGATTTATGAAGGCCCGCAGGAAACCGACGTTGCCCTGTGCCAGTTGCGCACCGGCAACGGCGGCGACATCATGGATCGCTGCCAGCAGGCCTGGAAGGAAGGCCGCCCGGTGCGCCTCGATTACCCCGACGATCTGCGCCTGCGGCAACAGGTAGACGTGGTAGCCCTGCGCCTGACGAAGATTGACGAAGGCGAATTACTCCTGCTCTGGGTGACAATGCCCTGGGAACTGGAGGACGTTGAGGAAGGGGACGAGGCCGACGACGACATGGATTCGGACATTCCTTTCTAGGGCGCGGTGGGAGTGAGGGAGCGGCCATGACCTACGAGACGATCCTCCATGACGTGACGGATGGCGTGGCGACGATCACGCTCAACCGGCCGTCCAAGCTCAACGCCTTCAACGACCCGATGATCGCCGAGACGACCGACGCCCTGAAGGCCGCCGGTCGCGACGCGGCCGTGCGCTGCGTCGTCATCACCGGCGCGGGCCGCGGCTTCTCCTCCGGCCAGGATTTGAGCGACTTCCAGGAGCGGGGCGAGAACGTCTCCATCGGCGAGCATCTGCACCACGGCTACCACCGGCTCATCCGCCAGATGGTCGCCCTGGAGAAGCCGATCATCGGCGCGATCAACGGCATCGCCGCCGGGGCGGGTTGCGGCGTGGCCCTGGCGGCCGACATACGCATTGCCGCCGATAACGCCTCATTCATGCTGGCCTTCAGCCGCATCGGCCTGATCCCGGATAGCGGCGTCAACTGGCTGTTGCCGCGGCTGGTCGGCTACGCCCGCGCCTATGAGATGGCAATCACCGCCGACCGCGTGCCCGCCGCTCAGGCGCTGGAATGGGGGCTGGTCAATCGCGTTGTGCCCGCCGCCCAACTGCCGGAGATCACCGCCGCCTGGGCGCGACGGCTGGCCGACGGCCCCACGTTGGCCTATGGCCTCACCAAGCGGGCCATGAGTCGCGGTTGGGACATGAGCCTCAATGAGGCGCTGGAGTACGAGGCGTATCTGCAAGAGGTGGCCGGCCGCAGCGCGGACAACCGCGAGGGGATCGCCGCCTTTTTGGAGAAGCGCGAAGCCCGCTTCAGCGGCCGTTGACCGATAAACCTCAGTTATTCTCGGCCAGATAGATGCGGTCGCCGGCCACCACCAGCACGCCCAACGGCGATTCGGTGACGGCGAAGTCCGTGGCCTGGGTCAATACCTCGTCGCCTGACGCGTCCATCACCCGGTATTGGGTCAGCACCGTGCCGCCGCGCCCCAACTGCAACAGTCGCCCGCTGCCCGGATCGAGCACGAAGATCGACGCATTCAGCCCGCTGCCGACCATTTTGACCGCCACCGGGGCAACGAGCGGCGTCGCCAGACCGCCCTGGGCCAGCGTCGTCTCGTCCCAACGCACCCGGCCGGAGCGCGTGTCGTAGTAGCGAAGGCGGCCGTCGCCATAGAGGACGACCAGGCTGCCATCCTCGGCATACAGATCGAAATCGACCGCCCCATCCAGCCCGGCGTTCTCACTGAAAAAGATGGCCTCATCCCCGGCGAACTGGGTATAGCCGCTGGAGATATAGTATTTCCAGATTTGCCCCGCCCCCGCGTCGAGGACGTAGAGCCGATCCAGATACGTCGCCATCGCCGTAGGGCTGTCCCAGCCGCTGCTGTTAGGCAGCGCCACGCCGCCCACGTCGCCCAGATTGGGGAAGTAGTTGAACAGCGACCCGGCGCGGTCGAGCATGGCAAAACTGTCGCGCGTCTCCGAGGCGCTGCCCGCCAGCCAGATGACGTCGAATAGTTCGCCCATCGTCTGCGCCCCCACGGCCTGCCCGCCGAACCCAATCGTCGATGGCTGCTCGCCGGTCAGGGTGCGGTAGGTGTCGTCGGTGGCGTGGAACATGACCCGGTTCGCCAGACGATCCAGCACGGCGATGCCCCCCGCGCCGCCGCGCAGGGCGATGCGCGCCAGATCGGCCCCGTCCTCATATTCATACAACACGCCTGCCGTCAGCCGCGTCACGCCGTCGAGGCGATCCAGCGCGTCCAGCGCGTCGGCGCGCATTCCGGCCACTTCCAGGTCGTCGGGGCGCAGCGCTTCGGCTTCGGCGGCCAGGGCGACCACGGCCAGATAGTGCGGCTGGGCTTCGGCCGAGCCGCCGCCCACGTTGTCGGCGGCCAGCATCTCATCCATCATCTGCTGCTTGATGCGGGCCACGTCGGCCACCGTGTCGCGCTGGACGTAGACGCTGGTGACGACGGCGGCGATGACGATGGGGACGATGAGGGCGATGGCCGCGGGGATGGCCCAATGGACCGACGGCTCATCGGCCGGTCGCGCGCTCAGCCGGCCGATGGCCGCCGCCAGCCAGGCCGTGAAGCGCGACAGGCCGCGGGCCGAGGTCGAGGCCACCCGGCGCGCGCCGATTTCCAGCGTCGCCGTGCCGTCGTTGGCCGCGGGCGATTCGACCGGCGGCGCGGCGGAAGCGGCGGTGGCCGGGTGAGCTTTGGCCGTGGCCTGGGCAACGGCCGGCGCGCCCACTTCTTTTTTAGGGGCGGCGGGCTTGGGGGGCGGGGCGGGTTTGGGCGCGGGCTGGCGGCTGTGCTGGAAGGTGAGGGGCAGGGTCGAGGGCAGCTCGTCGGCGAATTCGACCAGCATCAGGCGCGCCGTGTCGCCGGCCACGATGTCCAGCAACTCGTCCAGGCCGCTCTCGATCTCCGTATCGACCAGCACGTCACTGAGCGATTCGCCGGAGAGATGGGCCAGGCGCGGATCGCAGAAGAGCATCATGTCGCCGTTCTGCAACTGGTGATAGGCAAAGCGGATGTCGATGCCCGCGCTGCGGCCGAGGGGCGTCAGATGTTGCGGCGGGCGGGCCGGCAGGCGCTCGATGCCGAAATTGTGCCCCAGGAAAGCCAGCCCCTCGCCCACCTGGAGGGTGAAGAGTTCGTTGCCGTGCAAGACCGCGCAACTGAGCGCCCCCTCGCGCGTTGTCTTGGCGGCCAGATTGCGGCGCAGGAGCTGATCGTTGGTATCGATGACCGCCCGCCGCAGGGCCGAGGTCACGCTGCCCGTTGCCGCGAAAAAGCGTTTGCCCAGCGCCTCGATCAGCTCGCCGGCCAGTTCGGCCGTCTCGTCGGCCGGGCCGGTCAGCGTCAGGTGGGCGAAGAGGAAGTCGTGCTCCCGGCCGCGGGCGGCCTTGGGCGGCGCGGGCCGAGCGACAAGCCCTGGAACCGTCCCTTCATTCAGGACGGTTCCGTTGGCTATCGAAAGCTGGGCGGTGATGGCGAGAAGGTCCACGTGTTGGCTATGCCAGACGCCGGCGGCGAAAGGTGTTGCTCCCTGAATGGGGTCGGGTTACGCCTCGTAGGGGGTATAGGCTAGACCGAAATAATCGGCCACGGCCTGATAGGTCACTTGCCCCCGGTACGTATTCAGCCCCTTCATCAGGCCATCATCCTCGGCCATCGCCTCTTCCGCGCCCAGACGGGCCAGGCGCAGGACGTAGGGCAGCGTAGCGTTGCTCAGGGCGAAGGTGCTGGTGCGCGGCACGGCGCCCGGCATGTTGGCGACGCCATAATGGACGACGCCATCGACGATGTAGACCGGGTCGGAGTGGGTCGTGGCGTGGATCGTCTCGACGCAGCCGCCCTGATCGACGGCCACGTCGGCGATGACGCTGCCGGGGTTCATCGTCGAGATCATTTCGCGCGTCACCAGCCGCGGCGCGCGCGCGCCCTTGATGAGCACGCCGCCGATGACCAGATCGGCAGTTCTGACCGCCTCGGCGATGTTGTAGGAGTTGGAGGCCACCGTTGTCAGGCGGCCGTGCAAGACGTGGTCAAGGAAGCGCAAACGATCGAGGTTGGTGTCCAGAATGGTGACGTTGGCCCCCATGCCCAGGGCGATGTGGGCGGAATTGGTGCCGACAACGCCGCCGCCGATGACCACCACATTGGCCCCCGGCACGCCGGCCACCCCGCCCAGCAACATGCCCCGGCCCAGATGGGAGCGCTCCAGAAAATGTGCCCCGACCTGGACCGCCATGCGGCCGGCCACTTCGCTCATCGGCGTCAGCAGCGGCAGGCTGCCGTCGCGCGCTTCCACGGTCTCATAGGCAATGCCGGTGACGCCGGAGTCGACCATGGCCTTGGTCAGCTTTTCCTCGGCCGCCAGATGCAGGTAGGTGAACAGCACCAGGTCGGAGCGCAGCAGCGGATACTCGACGGCGATCGGCTCCTTGACCTTGATGACCATCTCCGCGCCCCAGGCATCGGCCGCGGTGGGCACGATCTTGGCCCCGACGCGGGTGTACTGGTCGTCGGTGAAGCGGCTGCCGTCGCCGGCCGTCGTCTCGACCAGGACAGTATGGCCCTGCTCGACCAGTTGTTGCACGCCGGCGGGCGTCATCGCGACCCGGTACTCGTTATCTTTTATCTCTTTGGGGACACCGACTAACATGGGACTCTCCTTATTGGTTTTCGTGGGAGCTTCTATTGTACTCGAATCATCGTGACATCCTCAAACAGAATGCACAAATCAATCCGACGTCGTGGGCCGGGCGGCCAGCAAGGCCGCCTCGCGCTCGGCCGTCAGCCCGTTGCGCCATTGGTAATCGGCCGGACGCTGCCCGGCCCAGGCCAACGTGTCGGCCACCGTCTCCGACACCGGCCGGAAGGTCAGCCCGGCGGCCAGCGCCTTGTCGATGTTGAAGGCGTTGAAACCGCCATACGCGTCGGGAACCCACAGCGGCAACTCGGTGAACGGCGCGACCTCGTGGGCCAGCAGGTAGGCCTCATCGACCCAGGTGAAATGGGCGTCGCTGCCGGACACGGCGCGGCTGGTTGCCAACAGTTGCCCGATAGGCAGCGGTTGGCGCGGGCCGGTGACGTTGTAGGGGCCGGTGAGGCGGGCGGTCGTGGCCGCCAGTGTCCAGCGGGCCAGATCGCGCACGTCAATGAACTGCACGCCATAATCGGGCGCGACCGGGGCCAATACCTCGCCGCCGCGAGCGACGCGCACCGGCCAATAGGTGAAGCGGTCGCTCTGGTCATGGGGGCCGACGATCAATCCGGCGCGTACGTGGAGGGCGCGGCCGTCCATCGCCCCGGTCGCCGCCCGCTCGCACAGCGCCTTCAGCGGGCCATACGTTTCGCCGGTAATCTCCTCGACCGACTCGTCGGCCAGCGTGCCCACCGGGCCGCCCTCATCCAGCCCCACCCCGATCGGCTCGGCATAGACCGACAGGGTGGAGATAAAGGTGTAGTGCTCCACCGCGCCGGCCAGATAGCCGGCCGCCGCGCCCACCAGACGGGGCACGTAGCCGCAAGTGTCGATCACGGCGTCCCAGCGCCGGCCGTCTAATGCGTCCAGCCCGCCGTCGCGGTCGCCGTGAATCTGCTCGACATCGGGGTAGAGGTCGGGATTCGATTGGCCGCGGTTGAAGAGGGTGAGCTGGTGGCCGAGGGCTAGACCCTCATCCACCAGGGCACGGCCGAGGAAACGGGTTCCGCCAATGATCAGTAGCTTCATTATTTGATTTGCCTCGCAGTTCTATGGCATGTTTATCCATAATTTTTGACAATTAAATACGCATACCCATGTAGGTGGAACTTCCAGTTCCACTTGCTAGGCGAACGTGGAGCTGGAAGCTCCACCTACAAGCCCCTATCCATGTTGCCGCGCGGCGGCAAGCATAGCTGCCCTTGCAATCATTGTCGAGTGGCCTTTGAAACCTGTAGAATATGGGGCGAGGCCGGAGCCGGGCAATCACGGCGCGGCCATCAGGAGCGATCATGGACATTCAAATCAAACATGGCAACATCGTCACGATCGATGCCGACACGCTGATCGTCAATCTGTTCGAGGGCGTCACCGCGCCCGGCGGGGCGACCGGGGCGGTCGATAAGGCGCTGAATGGGGCCATCAGCGATCTCATCGCCGGCGGCGATTTTAAGGGCAAGGCGGGCGAGGTGGCCGTCCTCTATCCGCGTGGGGCCATCGCCGCCCGGCGGGTGCTCGTCGTCGGTCTGGGCAAGGCGGACGCGTTCGATCTGGAAGGGGTGCGGCGGGCATCGGCGGCGGCCGTCAAGCGGGCGCGCGACTTGAACGCCCAACACGCGGCGACCATCGTCCACGGCGCGGGTATCGGCGGGCTGAACGCGCGGGCCGCGGCCCAGGCCACCATTGAAGGCGCGCTGCTGGCCGCCTATCGCTTTGACGCCCAAAAGAAGAAAGAACCAGCCCATGACGTGGCCCGCCTGACGGTCGTGGAATTCGACGCCGAGCGCATCGACGCCATCACCGCCGGGGCGCGCGGGGCCGAAGGCATCGCCGCCGGGGTCAGCCTGGCCCGCGACCTGGTCAATATGCCGCCCAACGTGGCGACGCCGACCCGCCTGGCCGCCGCGGCCGAGGCCATCGCCGCCGCCCACGGCCTGAATGTCACCATCGGCGACCGGGAATGGGCCGCCGCGCGCCACATGGGCGCGTTCCTGGCCGTGGCCCAGGGCGCGGGCGAGCCGCCCAAGTTCATCATCCTGGAGCACAACGGTGGGCGGGCCGACCAACCGACCATTGTCCTGGTGGGCAAGGGCATCACCTTCGACACGGGCGGCATCTCCATCAAGCCGTCGGACCGCATGGGCGATATGAAATCGGATATGGGTGGCGCGGCGGCCGTGTTGGGGGCGATGGAAGCGATCGGCCGCCTGCAATTGCCGCTCCACGTCGTCGGCATTGCCCCCTGCACCGAGAACATGCCCGACGCCGCCGCCTACCGCCCGGCCGACGTCATCACCGCCGGCAATGGCAAGACCATCGAGATCATCAGCACCGATGCCGAGGGGCGCATGGTGCTGGCCGACGCCCTGGTGCATGCCGAAACCTATAAGCCGGCGGCGGTCATCGATCTGGCGACCCTCACCGGGTCCTGTGTCGTGGCTTTGGGGGCCGGGGTGGCCGCCGGGCTGTTCTGCAACGACAACGGGCTGCGCGATAAGCTGCTGGCCGCGGCCGACGCGACCTATGAGCGCCTGTGGCCCCTGCCGCTCTATGACGACTACCGGCGCACGATCAACTCCAACGTGGCCGACATGAAGAACAGCGGCGGCCGGACTGGCGGCGTCGGGACGTCGGCCGTGTTCCTGCGCGAGTTCACCAACTACCCCTGGGCGCATCTCGACATCGCCGGCATGGCTCTGGCCGACAAGGCGACCGACTATACGCCCGCCGGCGGCACCGGGTTCGGCGTCCGCCTTCTGGTCGCCTACCTGCAAGGTCTGGCCGGCGAATAGGGTTTGATTCGTGAGTGGGGATTATAGCGCCGGTTGGGCGGCCTCATGCTATAATCCCCGCCCAGAAATTCACCGGGCCACCGGATTCGTGGAGAGGAAGAAAAATGGCCGTTCCGTTGCAACCGCTAACGCTTGGCATTGAAGAAGAGTATCAGATCATCGATCCCGTAACGCGCGACCTGCGTACTTACATCAGCGAATTACTGACCCAGGACCAGAACCGGCACAAGAAGCTCGATCTTAAGCCGGAACTGATGCAGTCACAGGTGGAAGTGGGCAGCCACGTCTGTCGCAACATCAAGGAAGCGCGTAGTGAGATCACCGGCCTGCGGCGCGACGTGCTGGAGCTGGCCGACGAGAACGGTCTGATGATCGCCGCCGCCTCCACTCACCCGTTCGCCCGCTGGGAAGACCAGATCATCACCGAGGGCACGCGCTACAAGGAGTTGCTCGACGACATGCAGGGCGTGGCTCGTCAATTGCTCATCTTTGGTATGCACGTCCACGTCGGCTTCGGCGATGACCCGGAGTCGCGCGAACTGCTCATCGCCACGATGAACCAGGCGCGCTACTTCATCCCCCACCTGTTGGCCCTCTCCACCAGTTCCCCCTTCTGGCGCGGCCAGAATACCGGCCTTAAGTCTTACCGCAGTGTCGTTTTTGAGTCGCTGCCGCGCACCGGCATCCCCCACTCCTTCATGTCCTGGGCTGACTATAAGGATTACGAAATCATGCTGGAACGGGTGGGCGCGTTCGGCAAGCTGGACAAGCGGGCCAAAATCTGGTGGGACATCCGGCCGCATCCCATCTATCCCACGCTTGAGTTCCGCATCAGCGACATCTGCACCAACGTCAATGACTGTATCTGCATCGCCGCTCTGTTCCAGGCTATCTGCGCCAAACTGCTCAAGCTGCGCCGGCAGAATATGAGTTGGCGGCAATATCGCCACGTCCACATCACCGAGAACAAGTGGCGGGCCGTGCGCTATGGCATCGACGGCGAGCTGATCGATTTCGGCATTCAGCAATCCGTGCCCTTCTACATTCTCGCCGCTGAACTGTTAGAGTTCCTGGATGACGTCGTCGACGAGCTTGACAGCCGCGAAGAGGTCGGCCACGTGCTGACTATCTTGAGCGAGGGCACGAGCGCCGACCGCCAGTTGCGCGTCTACCGCGAGCATGGCGGCGACGAGAACCAGGACGAGGCTTTGCGCGCCGTCGTCGATTATCTGGTGGCTGAGACGAAGCGCGGGATCATCTAGCCTATAGGGCGGGTTTTCAACCCGCCCACGGATTCGCGATCGTAGGTGGAGCTTCCAGCTCCACCCTCTCCACCCTCGATCAGGCGCGGAACTGGAAGTTCCGCCTACGACAGGCTAGAAAGCCCGATGGCGGAACACGCCATCGACAATCGTCCCGGCGATGCCCACATCGAGCAATTCATCGGGTGGCACAACGAACAGATCGCGCTCGAAGATCGTCAGGTCGGCCAGTTTGGTCGGGGCGATCGTGCCCTGATGCTTCTCCTGCCCGGCGGTTAGCGCCGCGGCCGTGGTGAAGCCAAAGATCGTCTCGGCCATCGTTAGCCGTTGCTCGGGGAACCAGCCATCCGGGCCGGGGCGGCCGTCGGCCCGGCGGCGCGTCACGGCGGCATGGATACCCGGCAATGGATCGATGC is drawn from Candidatus Promineifilum breve and contains these coding sequences:
- a CDS encoding enoyl-CoA hydratase-related protein; this translates as MTYETILHDVTDGVATITLNRPSKLNAFNDPMIAETTDALKAAGRDAAVRCVVITGAGRGFSSGQDLSDFQERGENVSIGEHLHHGYHRLIRQMVALEKPIIGAINGIAAGAGCGVALAADIRIAADNASFMLAFSRIGLIPDSGVNWLLPRLVGYARAYEMAITADRVPAAQALEWGLVNRVVPAAQLPEITAAWARRLADGPTLAYGLTKRAMSRGWDMSLNEALEYEAYLQEVAGRSADNREGIAAFLEKREARFSGR
- a CDS encoding valine--tRNA ligase; this translates as MILTDRYDAQARETELAAAWEREGVYRFQPAAGAPVYAIDTPPPSVSGHLHLGHVYSYAHADFFARYRRMRGDAVFYPMGFDDNGLPTERLVERERGVRAADIGRQAFIRECLAVSEAAERQYEALWRRLGLSIDWRYTYRTIDDESRRVAQWGFLDLLRQELAYRQQAPTIWCPECGTAISQAEVNDEGRRTTFYTLAFDLADGGALPIATTRPELLPACVAVFVHPDDERFQRLIGREAVTPLFGRRVPILADPAANPAKGTGAVMCCTFGDTTDVAWWRAHDLPLIEVIGRDGRLLAAAGRYAGLSTAEARRRIVADIAARAGLLDAQPLEQTVRVHERCDTAVETIISHQWFVRVLDQRARFLAAGDRIAWHPEHMGTRYRQWVENLNWDWCISRQRTFGVPFPLWYCAACGEPMTPDLADLPIDPSEDQPSRPCACGGTAFVPEMDVMDTWATSSLSPQIVGRFLADPALFQQVFPMTLRPQAHEIIRTWAFYTIVRSLYHTGQLPWQDVAISGWGLAADGEGKLSKSRGGGKVTGPQEMLARHSADAVRYWAAGTSLGKDAFIDEKRIQAGAKWVTKLWHVARFSERFLGDYACPPLPPADLTTADRWLLARLNQLIAATTASFDDYDYATARSEIEEFFWRDLADNYLEMAKKRLYDGGPGHEAARYTLYVTLAALLKLLAPLLPYVTDAIYRDLFAGSGGPATIHHAEWPRADERFDDPAALAAGVALLDIATAARRFKSERNLSPGAAAAELQLSVADEELRAALEAAELDLLSITRARAITFERAGNGTDWLAAGAVAIRLIL
- a CDS encoding potassium channel family protein, coding for MWQDRISEVRLVLTSQGRVVRLVLFIASIFVAGTVGYMVLEQYTPLEAFYMTAITLTTTGFGEVRPLSDVGRIFTIFLLFLGVGVLAFVLSTTVDFLMGSFSGQLTRRRMQRTIDQLSGHIIVCGYGRVGASSAAALHQSGYDIVVIEKDHALMNAAGENDLLVLEGDATSDDTLREAGIERAGGLLVCTGDDAVNLFVVLSARSLNANLFIISRSANQENERKMRQAGANRIVSPHRIGGQHMANIIIRPHVTDFFDVVTLDNGQELWLEEFVLANDSPLCGRTIGEADVRRQTGVTIVAIVRRDAGSTITPKAATTLESGDQLIVLGTRDQLTNLEDATNPTDGETPRTTTMRRQLRRP
- a CDS encoding NHL repeat-containing protein — translated: MDLLAITAQLSIANGTVLNEGTVPGLVARPAPPKAARGREHDFLFAHLTLTGPADETAELAGELIEALGKRFFAATGSVTSALRRAVIDTNDQLLRRNLAAKTTREGALSCAVLHGNELFTLQVGEGLAFLGHNFGIERLPARPPQHLTPLGRSAGIDIRFAYHQLQNGDMMLFCDPRLAHLSGESLSDVLVDTEIESGLDELLDIVAGDTARLMLVEFADELPSTLPLTFQHSRQPAPKPAPPPKPAAPKKEVGAPAVAQATAKAHPATAASAAPPVESPAANDGTATLEIGARRVASTSARGLSRFTAWLAAAIGRLSARPADEPSVHWAIPAAIALIVPIVIAAVVTSVYVQRDTVADVARIKQQMMDEMLAADNVGGGSAEAQPHYLAVVALAAEAEALRPDDLEVAGMRADALDALDRLDGVTRLTAGVLYEYEDGADLARIALRGGAGGIAVLDRLANRVMFHATDDTYRTLTGEQPSTIGFGGQAVGAQTMGELFDVIWLAGSASETRDSFAMLDRAGSLFNYFPNLGDVGGVALPNSSGWDSPTAMATYLDRLYVLDAGAGQIWKYYISSGYTQFAGDEAIFFSENAGLDGAVDFDLYAEDGSLVVLYGDGRLRYYDTRSGRVRWDETTLAQGGLATPLVAPVAVKMVGSGLNASIFVLDPGSGRLLQLGRGGTVLTQYRVMDASGDEVLTQATDFAVTESPLGVLVVAGDRIYLAENN
- the ald gene encoding alanine dehydrogenase, whose protein sequence is MLVGVPKEIKDNEYRVAMTPAGVQQLVEQGHTVLVETTAGDGSRFTDDQYTRVGAKIVPTAADAWGAEMVIKVKEPIAVEYPLLRSDLVLFTYLHLAAEEKLTKAMVDSGVTGIAYETVEARDGSLPLLTPMSEVAGRMAVQVGAHFLERSHLGRGMLLGGVAGVPGANVVVIGGGVVGTNSAHIALGMGANVTILDTNLDRLRFLDHVLHGRLTTVASNSYNIAEAVRTADLVIGGVLIKGARAPRLVTREMISTMNPGSVIADVAVDQGGCVETIHATTHSDPVYIVDGVVHYGVANMPGAVPRTSTFALSNATLPYVLRLARLGAEEAMAEDDGLMKGLNTYRGQVTYQAVADYFGLAYTPYEA